From Ferroacidibacillus organovorans:
GGACGTTGCCCTGCTGGCGCTTGGGCCGATGGTTGCGATAGCCGAAAACGCCGCTTTGATGCTCAATCAGCGTGGTATTTCTGCAAAGGTGATCAATTTGCGTTTTGTAAAACCCCTTGATGAAGCGCTGCTGTTGCAGCTTGCTCATGCAGACATACCGATTGTGACACTCGAAGAGGCAAGTGCGGCAGGCGGTGTGGGTGGCGCCATTCTGGAATTCTACGCGGCGCACGGTCTGACGGTACACATACAGCCAATAGGCATCGGAGATCGTTTTGTGGAACACGGTTCGCGCGAAGAACTCCTTCATCACGTTGGATTGACGGCAGAGCATGTGGCCCGCGCGGCAGAAAGACTGATTCATCGACCACAGCCTGAGGCACAGATGCGCACGGAAGCGCGCAGCATCCCACCGCGTCTCGTGAAGAAAAAATAATGGATAAAGAGCGAGCTGATGTGCTTCTCGTTCGCGCTGGATTGGCGGAAACGCGAGAGAAAGCGCGCAGACTGATCATGGCGGGTCTTGTCTATCAAAAAACAGAGCGCGTGGACAAACCCGGAGTCAAGTTGCCGATTGGGCATGATCTCTCGATCAAGGGCGAAACGCCTCGCTATGTAAGCCGTGGCGGGTTGAAGCTTGAGAAGGCGCTGAAAACCTTTGCTGTGGATTTGACCGATCAAACGGTATTGGATGTAGGTGCATCCACGGGAGGATTTACTGACTGTGTCCTACAGCATGGAGCGCGCTTTGTGTATGCCGTTGATGTGGGTTATGGTCAATTGGCGTGGAAGATTCGCCAGGATCCACGCGTTGAAGTCATGGAGCGAACCAACTTTCGCTATGCGGATGTGGCGCGTTTTGATCCGCGGCCCACTCTTGCGGTCATGGATGTATCCTTTATTTCAATTGTGACGCTGATGCCGAAATTGAGAGAAATTTTGAGACAGGGAGAATCACTGGTCTCACTTATTAAGCCGCAGTTTGAGGCGGGGCCGTCGCGCGTCGGGAAGGGGGGCATTGTCCGGGAGGCAAATGTGCACACGGCGGTGCTTCACGAGGTCATTGAAGGTGCAGCGCGGGTTGGCATGCGGCTTCTTAACCTTGATTTTTCTCCTATCGCGGGCGGTGACGGCAATCTGGAGTTTCTGGGTCATTTCGTCAGTGCAGATAAAGAGGAAGTCCATACGGACACAGCACAAATTGAAACCGTTGTAAAAAAAGCCCACGAGCAATTTGGCAGATCGTGAGCGTTCCGGTACGATGCAGGATTTTTCCAGACAAATCGCGAACAGATGTGGTCTGGGGGATGAATCATGACGGTGATCGCGATTCTGACAAGCGTAACGGTTTTCTACCTTTTTTTGCGTTCACGTTTTCGGAGGGCTTCTTGGGACAGTGATCAACCCGAATCTCAGCGTGAACGTTTTGTGTATGCAGGAGAAGCTTTGCAAACGATCGGTTTTACCATTCTTGACGAACGGGTCGCGCACGAGGCGATTACGTACTTTGGCCACCGCAAATTTTCGAGCTATGTTCTCGCTGATTTTATCGTTGAAAAGGATGGGCAACCTTGTCCTGTGCGCGTAAAACGTCTGCGCGATCCAGAGCGTGTAAGCGGAGCCTGGTTACGATCGCATGTGATGCCGCTTTATGTGATCTATGATGCGCCAGTGGGACTTTTTCAGCCAGAGACGCAGGATTTGACTTGGGTTGACTTTTCCCTTGAAGTTTCGGGTCGGCTGCGTTACCGAAAATGGAGAATGCGCTTACTTTGGCTGTGCATCGGAGCTGTGCTCGGCTTTGCGCTTGCTCAGTCTCACTAACTTGGAATAAGGCAGATTCGAGACGATACGTGAGATGGGGTGGACGTGTGAGTCACAGAATTGGCGTGTTGTGCAATCATACGAAGTCAAACGCGATTGAAGTCGCTTCTCGCATTGTACAAGCAGTCAAACAGTGCGGTGGGATCGTCTATACAGATCCGCGATGTGCGACTTCTCTTGGCCGCGAGGATCTCAGCATGAACCCGGAGGAGTTTGCAGATCATGTCGATGTCCTCTTTGTCTTGGGGGGAGACGGGACGCTGCTGGGTGCCGCGCGCCAGTTTTCGTGCCATGAGATTCCAATGATTGGAATTAACATCGGACATCTCGGATTTTTATCAGAGGCAGATCCTGGTGATTTGGAAAAGGCCGTTTCGCGCGTACTTCAGGGTGACTATACACTTGAGCGGCGAATGATGATTGAGACGAAAGTATGGCGCGATGGGCAATGTGTCTATAAAGGCGTGGGTCTAAATGATGCGGGAATCGGCAAAGGCGCGCTCGGTAGAATGATTGGCGTTCGCGTCGCGGTGGACCAAGAGGTATATGAGGAATTCACAGGAGATGGCTTGATCGTTTCGACGCCAACGGGGTCGACTGCGTATTCGCTATCGTGTGGAGGTCCGATTGTCTTGCCACATCTTCAGGTGATCCTGATCACGCCGATTTGTCCGCACAAGCTTGTGGCGCGTCCGTGTGTGATTGACGCAAATCAGCGCGTTTCAGTCACCGTCTTTGCGAATCACAATGATTTTGGGCTCACGGTTGACGGGCAGGTAGGATTTGCGCTGGTTTCGGGTGATCGCATCGACATCACTCGCGCCTCATGTGATACGGTTTTGGTGCGCCTGCATGATCAGTCTTTTTTTTCTATTCTTCAATCCAAACTTCGTGGAGACTGAAGCTTGCAAAGCAGAGACTTAGGTATTCATACTGGGAAGATGAGGCAGGTTGATATCGTGAAGGGACAACGACTTTTAAAAATTCGCGAAATTATAACCGAACGCGTTATTGAGACACAGGATGAGTTGGTGGATGCACTGCGCGAGGCAGGCTTTCAAGTGACGCAGGCAACGATTTCGCGGGACATTAAGGAAATGCATCTGATCAAGACGCCGACTGCGGACGGTGGGTATAAATATGCTTTGCCCACGGCACCGTCGACGATCCAGCCCGACGTGAAGCTTCACCGCTTGCTCAATGACGCGTTTGTGGCGATTGACAGTGCGATGAATCAAGTGATCATGCGCACCATACCAGGCAATGCGCACGCCGTCGCATTTTTGTTTGACACGCTGGATTGGCCTGAGGTTTTGGGCACGGTCGCGGGAGATGACACCATTCTTTTAGTCTGCCGCTCAAACCAGGCAGCCGAAGCGGTTGTCGAGCGTGTGAAAGGACTGCTTTAAAAAGGGGGAGCGGTTTTGCTTCGTCACATTCGCGTGACTAATCTGGCGTTGATCGAATCGCTTGAGTTGGCGTTTGAAGAGGGGTTTACCTGTCTAACCGGTGAGACGGGGGCGGGGAAATCCATTCTCCTTGACGCAGTCGGGCTGTTGTTGGGTGCGCGCGCGAGCAGTGATCTTGTGCGGACAGGAGAAACTCGCGCTCACGTCGAGGGGATTTTTGACATTTGCCCTGATGGATTAAGGCGTATGGAACCGCTTCTCTCTGAGCAAGGTATAGAACTGGATGACGCTGAATTGCTGATCTCTCGCGATGTGAATGTGAATGGAAAAACGGTGGCTCGCGTCAATGGCCGCCTCGTGAATGTTCACGTTTTGCGTCAACTGGGACAAATGCTTGTCGAGCAACTGGGACAACACGATCATACGTCGCTCATGCGCAAGGAAGAACATCTCATCTTGCTTGATACATACGGTCGAAAATCGCTTGAACACCACCTTGATTCCTATCGTGAAGCGTTTTCGCGTCTGCGTCATTTGGAGCGCGATTTGAAGAGAGCCATTCAGAGTGAAAAGGAACGTGTGCGAAAAATCGATCTTCTGCAAAGTCAGATCCGTGAGATCGAAGATGCACGACTCAAACCAAATGAGGATGTGCGATTGCGAGAACTGCGGGCCAAAATGCGGCACGCGGGAAAATTGCGCTCAACCGTCGATGACGTTTACGACGCACTTTATGAAGGCGTTCAAGGATCTCCGGGAATCGAATCAGGGCTTTTCACAATGATCGAAGAAATTCGCAGCCTGATCGAGCTTGATCCATCACTTCGCGAGCTATTGGCCCTGTTAGAAGTTGCTCAGGTGAATGTATCAGAGGCAGCTTCGTTCATTCGCGCGTATCGCTCCTCCATCGATTACCAACCAGAAAAGTTGTCCCGTCTGGAGGACCGCCTCGCGCTGATTGAGCGAATGCAGAAAAAATACGGTGATACAACCGATGAGATCGCGCGTTTTGCCAAGCAAGCTCAAGAAGAACTGGATGAACTTATCCATCACGAAGAGCGTATCAGGACACTTCGTGATGATCTTTTGCAGGCACAGGCGAACGTGATCACAATCGGAGAAGCGCTGCACGAGGAGCGTCTCAAGGTGGCGCACGAGTTTGAACGTGAAATTACGGATGTGCTCCACGCGCTCGTGATGCCAAATGTCGCATTGACATTCTCCATTCGACGCGTAGAACCACGCGCAGACGGCCTTGATGACGTTGAACTGCTTTTTAGCGCGAATCGCGGCGAAATGCTCAAACCGCTTACAAAAATTGCGTCGGGTGGAGAATTGGCGCGTCTCATGCTCGCGCTTGCGGCGGTCATGACAGGCAAAAATCCCGTTACAACACTCATATTTGATGAGATTGACACTGGAATTTCCGGTCAAGCGGCACAGGCTGTGGCGAGGTTTATGAAACAAATCGCCGCGCGCCATCAGGTGTTTTGTGTTACCCATCTCGCGCAGACGGCAAGCATGGCGAATCACCACTTTCATATTGAGAAGATGACGCATGACGAACGTACCAAAACAGTGGTGCGCGAACTCAAAGATGGGGAACGCGTTGAAGAATTGGCGCGCATGATGGGCGGTTTGAACGCGTCTGACACGACGCGCGCGCAGGCGCTGGAAATGCTCAGTCACTCTTCTCTTTGAAAATGGAATATTGATTCAGGGAAAGAATACATACGCTTCATGGTTCCGACAAGACCTGATGGTTTCGCCTCTTCGAACCATGTTTTGTGCATCATTCCCCTCGCGGCGTCGGGCAGACTAAGCGCACGATGAACAACACGCAAAAGGGGGATCCCAATGAAGCAGATGATCCGTACGCTATCGATTTTTCTTTGCGCCATCCTCTTCATCATAGGGGTCACGCCTCAGACAACACGCGCCGCAAGCGGATGGACATGGCTACCCCGCTTATGGACGCATGCGAGTGCTGCGCCCTCTGTCTATTATGCCGTGCCGGGTGGGCAATCCATTGGCATCAAGCTTCACGCGCAGGGTGTACTCGTCGTCGGCTATCATTTCATTCATCAGGGAAAGGTTGCCTTAAGCCCGGCGCAGCGCGCACACATTCGCATCGGCGATATCATCACATCGATTGATGGGCACCCCGTCAATGCGATTGAACAAGTTACACAGTGTGTAAATACCGCAGCCACGCTTCATCGCACGGTTACATTTCACATCATCCGACAAAAAACTCCACTGACGATCCATCTAAAACCGGAGTTTGACGACGACTCTGGTGGATATCGTATCGGACTTTTTATCCGTGATACAGCGTCGGGTGTCGGAACGCTCTCATTTTATCTCCCAAAATCAAAGCAATTTGGGGCGCTAGGACACGTGATCACGGATGTTGACACAGGGGAGCCGATTCTTGGGCGCGGGCAGATTGTTCACGCATCTGTGACATCGATTGAGCGCGGGGAGAGTGGTCAACCTGGTGAAAAACGGGGTTCCTTTGTCAATGACCATCAGGTGCTTGGCACGATTGAGGACAATCACGAATTCGGGATTTTTGGACTGCTTATGAGTCCTCCCGGCGACACCGTTTTGAATAAACCGATTGAGGTTGCCAAACCTGAACAGGTTCACCCTGGTCCTGCGCAGCTTCTGACGGTAATCGCGGGTCAGCGAGTCGAGTCATTTCATGTCATGATTGTGCGCACGCTCAGCCAAGATCATCCGGATGCAAAGGGATTAATCATAAAAGTGGTCGATCCTGCGTTGCTTGCAAAAACAGGTGGGATCGTACAAGGGATGTCTGGGAGTCCTTTGCTTCAAAACGGGCGCTTGATCGGGGCCGTGACGCATGTGTTTGTGAATGATCCAACCCAAGGGTACGGAATCTATGCGTTATGGATGGTGCAAAAAGCGTTGCGCATTCATCAAGATCGACCACGAGAGGCAGCCTGATCAGGCACCTCTCTTTTTCTTATTCATTTTTTCTACACGTTTGTCGAATATTGTCTGAATCCCCCGATAAATTTTTTCTCGAAATGGCAAGGAAGGAAGAACTGAATGTCGAAATAGAGTAGAGTCAGGCATTTAGGGGGTTCAGTCATCGTGGAGAGCATACGTGTACTTATTGCAGACGACAATCGGGAGTTTGCCGACCTGTTGGTGGATTATATTGGGGAACAGAGAGACATGGACATTGTTGGTGTTGCTAACAATGGGCTTGAGGTGTTATCTGCCATCGAAACCCTTCGTCCGGACGTGGTCGTTCTCGACATCATTATGCCCAATTTGGATGGCATTGGCGTTTTAGAGCGATTAAACGCGAATCGCAGCGCGCCGCTTCCAAAGATCATCATGTTGACAGCGTTTGGTCAAGATCGTGTGACACGCAAGGCGCTTGATCTTGGCGCGCTGTACTATGTCATCAAACCGTTTGATCTCGATGTCCTAGTGAACCGCATTCGCGATGTGGCGCTGTCCTATACGCCAGCGGGAAGAACGTCTAGAACTTCAACGCCTGAATTTGAGAATCGTCCTACATACGGCACGACAAGACCGCGCACGCTTGATCAACTGATTACGACGATCATCCACGAGATTGGCGTACCCGCACATATCAAAGGGTATCAATACCTACGTGAGGCCATAACGATTGTATACGACGATGTCGATATTCTCGGGTCGGTCACAAAGATTCTTTATCCTAAGATTGCCGGAAAGTACAGCACGACCTCTTCACGTGTTGAACGAGCGATTCGTCACGCGATCGAGGTGGCGTGGAGCCGCGGGAATACAGAGTCGATCTCGCGCGTATTTGGACACACGATCAGCACGAGCAAAGCCAAGCCTACAAACTCGGAGTTTATCGCAATGGTTGCTGACAAACTGCGTATGGAGATGTATACGACGGCATAGTGCCATCGTATGTCGTTCTTGTTTATCGATGTGACGCATGTCGCTGTGTGACGTTCGTTTCTTGATGCATAAAGCGTGTTTGATTCGCGCATGCTAATTTCGCGTACCACGTTACGGATGAGAGAGGGGATGGTTCCGTTGAACGATTACCATATGCGAAAAGCTGGACGTGAGTTTTCCAAAGGCGCGCACAATGCACGAGACAAAGCTCAACACGGGCATTTGTTGAATGCGGCTGGTGAAGCGATAGGCGGAACGGCGAATGCGGCTGTCGAGCTTGGAAAAAGTGCAGTCGAAGGCGTTTCAGCTGCTGTAAACCCAAATCACCGCTCGTGAACGCAGTGCGCCGCATCCAGATAGGGTGCGGCGCATTTACAATGGATAAATGTCTAGGATCGCATGAGGGTTCCGCGATAGACTGGTGTAACTCCACCGCCCACGCGAATCACGTACTGATCCGCATTTCGCTCCCCTTCCAGATAGAGCAGACTCGGTCGTTTGATCATGTAACCTTGCTCAACGATTGCCCTGTAGTTTCCTCGCCTGTTTGTGTCATATTTACTCAGATAGGCGCAAAGACAGCCGTTTGCGCTCCCAGTGGCCGGATCTTCAGAAACGCCCAATTCAGGGACAAACACACGGACATGATAGTCGTGATCGTGGACCGTCTCTGTGGTGTAGATGAGAATATTGGGTAGTTCCTTCTCGCGAAAAGCATCTTCAAGCGTTGCGCTGTGTATGCGTGCGCGATTGGTTGCGTCAAGGTGCCTTAGTGGAACAATTAGAAAGGGAAGCCCTGTTGACACCATTTGAATGGGTGTGGAATCTTCGATATCTTCCTCTTTTAGAGACAAAATTGCCGCGATCAGTGCGGATGGGAATGTCTCCCCAAAGATTGGTTGGTTTTGTGTCATCACAAGCTTTTGTGGACGATGATCTTCATAAACCATATCAACTGGGATGACCCCTGCCTTCATGCGCAGGTTTACGGTAGGATACGCCTGTTTAAGAAACTCCTGTTGAAAGACAAAAGCTGTTCCGAGGGTGGGGTGACCGGCAAAAGGGATCTCTGCAACAGGTGTGAAGATGCGCACATCTACGGTGGGAATCCCATCCATCGTGGTGATCGAATCGGACATCAAAAACGTAGTCTCCGACAGATTCATCTCGCGCGCAAGCAATTGCATCGTCTCGTCGTCATACAGTTCACCGCGCAAAAAGACAGCGAGTGGATTGCCAGTATAAGGCCCCACACCAAACACATCTACGCAAAAAAAATCAGTCACCAATAGATCATCCTCATCTCATGTTATCGTCAACACGATCTTCCCGATGTTTTGATTCGTCTCCATGTAGGCGTGCGCGTCCGCAGCGTCTCGCCAATCAAATACTCGATCGATAATTGGCCTTAGATCGCCCTTTTCAAATAGCGGAGTGGCGTATGAAAAGAAAGAGCGCGTCAACGCGATTTTTTGTTCAAGCGTTCGCGATCGCAGGGCTGTTCCCAAAATTTGCAGGCGCTTTCGCAAGAGGAGCCCGAGATCGATATTTTGAGCGGTGTTGCCTCCCATGGTTCCAATCAGAATCAGTTTGCCGTCAATCGCCAGTGAGGATAAATTCTGTGTAAGATAGGGTGCGCCGACAAAATCAAAAATGACATGGACGCCGCAACCATTTGTAAATGATTGGACAGCATCGACAAACGAACCATTGTGGTAATTAAACACTTGATCTGCACCGAGCTCCGTACAAAATGTCAATTTTTTTACAGAACCGGCGGTGACGATGCTTCGCCCGTTCATTTGTTTTACAAGTTGAATTGTCGCCGTTCCGACACCGCTTGCGCCTGCGTGAATTAAAATGGATTGTCCCGCCTGAAATTGCCCCAGCCAAAAGAGATTGGAATAGGCCGTCAAAAACACTTCTGGAATTGCCGCCGCCTGTTCAAAGGAGAGACTGTTCGGGATGTACGCGAGCATATCCTCATGCACAACCACTTCTTCCGAGTACCCTCCGCCGGGAAGGAGTGCGCATACTTTATCCCCGAGGGCAAACCGTGTTACACCTTCTCCTAATTCGCACACGACGCCGGACATTTCCAGGCCAAGGATTTCGGATTCACCGGGTGGAGGCGGGTATAATCCACGTCGTTGCAAAAGATCCGCACGATTGAGGGCTGTAGCTCGCACCGCGACGCGTACATGGTTTGGGCGTAGCTGGGGAGAGTCGCAGGTAATCAGTTTCAATACAGACGGATCACCAGGATGATCATAGCCGATTGCACGCATGGAATCGCTCCTTACTGATGGTTTTTTGCCATTGTCATGCATTGCCATGAATCTAATGTATACTAGATTCAAAGGAATGGAACAAGGCGGTATATGAGGGGGATTCGCTTTGAAACCTGGTATCCAGCTTTACACATTACGCCAACAAATGGAAGTTGACTATCTCGGATCACTTGCGCGTGTCGCAAAGATTGGTTATCGAGACCTCGAATTTGCAGGCTACGGTGGGTTTAAGGCAAGTGAATTGCGTGATCGCTGCCTAGAATTGGGGCTTACACCGCGTTCCACTCACATTCCATTTAACCGCTTGAACGAGGATGAGATGGAATATGCAAAGATCCTCGGGGTATCCTATTTAGTCTGTCCCTGGTTATCCCCTGAGATGCGCACATCCATGC
This genomic window contains:
- a CDS encoding TlyA family RNA methyltransferase; this translates as MDKERADVLLVRAGLAETREKARRLIMAGLVYQKTERVDKPGVKLPIGHDLSIKGETPRYVSRGGLKLEKALKTFAVDLTDQTVLDVGASTGGFTDCVLQHGARFVYAVDVGYGQLAWKIRQDPRVEVMERTNFRYADVARFDPRPTLAVMDVSFISIVTLMPKLREILRQGESLVSLIKPQFEAGPSRVGKGGIVREANVHTAVLHEVIEGAARVGMRLLNLDFSPIAGGDGNLEFLGHFVSADKEEVHTDTAQIETVVKKAHEQFGRS
- a CDS encoding NAD(+)/NADH kinase; amino-acid sequence: MSHRIGVLCNHTKSNAIEVASRIVQAVKQCGGIVYTDPRCATSLGREDLSMNPEEFADHVDVLFVLGGDGTLLGAARQFSCHEIPMIGINIGHLGFLSEADPGDLEKAVSRVLQGDYTLERRMMIETKVWRDGQCVYKGVGLNDAGIGKGALGRMIGVRVAVDQEVYEEFTGDGLIVSTPTGSTAYSLSCGGPIVLPHLQVILITPICPHKLVARPCVIDANQRVSVTVFANHNDFGLTVDGQVGFALVSGDRIDITRASCDTVLVRLHDQSFFSILQSKLRGD
- the ahrC gene encoding transcriptional regulator AhrC/ArgR — its product is MVKGQRLLKIREIITERVIETQDELVDALREAGFQVTQATISRDIKEMHLIKTPTADGGYKYALPTAPSTIQPDVKLHRLLNDAFVAIDSAMNQVIMRTIPGNAHAVAFLFDTLDWPEVLGTVAGDDTILLVCRSNQAAEAVVERVKGLL
- the recN gene encoding DNA repair protein RecN — its product is MLRHIRVTNLALIESLELAFEEGFTCLTGETGAGKSILLDAVGLLLGARASSDLVRTGETRAHVEGIFDICPDGLRRMEPLLSEQGIELDDAELLISRDVNVNGKTVARVNGRLVNVHVLRQLGQMLVEQLGQHDHTSLMRKEEHLILLDTYGRKSLEHHLDSYREAFSRLRHLERDLKRAIQSEKERVRKIDLLQSQIREIEDARLKPNEDVRLRELRAKMRHAGKLRSTVDDVYDALYEGVQGSPGIESGLFTMIEEIRSLIELDPSLRELLALLEVAQVNVSEAASFIRAYRSSIDYQPEKLSRLEDRLALIERMQKKYGDTTDEIARFAKQAQEELDELIHHEERIRTLRDDLLQAQANVITIGEALHEERLKVAHEFEREITDVLHALVMPNVALTFSIRRVEPRADGLDDVELLFSANRGEMLKPLTKIASGGELARLMLALAAVMTGKNPVTTLIFDEIDTGISGQAAQAVARFMKQIAARHQVFCVTHLAQTASMANHHFHIEKMTHDERTKTVVRELKDGERVEELARMMGGLNASDTTRAQALEMLSHSSL
- the spoIVB gene encoding SpoIVB peptidase gives rise to the protein MKQMIRTLSIFLCAILFIIGVTPQTTRAASGWTWLPRLWTHASAAPSVYYAVPGGQSIGIKLHAQGVLVVGYHFIHQGKVALSPAQRAHIRIGDIITSIDGHPVNAIEQVTQCVNTAATLHRTVTFHIIRQKTPLTIHLKPEFDDDSGGYRIGLFIRDTASGVGTLSFYLPKSKQFGALGHVITDVDTGEPILGRGQIVHASVTSIERGESGQPGEKRGSFVNDHQVLGTIEDNHEFGIFGLLMSPPGDTVLNKPIEVAKPEQVHPGPAQLLTVIAGQRVESFHVMIVRTLSQDHPDAKGLIIKVVDPALLAKTGGIVQGMSGSPLLQNGRLIGAVTHVFVNDPTQGYGIYALWMVQKALRIHQDRPREAA
- the spo0A gene encoding sporulation transcription factor Spo0A translates to MESIRVLIADDNREFADLLVDYIGEQRDMDIVGVANNGLEVLSAIETLRPDVVVLDIIMPNLDGIGVLERLNANRSAPLPKIIMLTAFGQDRVTRKALDLGALYYVIKPFDLDVLVNRIRDVALSYTPAGRTSRTSTPEFENRPTYGTTRPRTLDQLITTIIHEIGVPAHIKGYQYLREAITIVYDDVDILGSVTKILYPKIAGKYSTTSSRVERAIRHAIEVAWSRGNTESISRVFGHTISTSKAKPTNSEFIAMVADKLRMEMYTTA
- a CDS encoding PhzF family phenazine biosynthesis protein is translated as MTDFFCVDVFGVGPYTGNPLAVFLRGELYDDETMQLLAREMNLSETTFLMSDSITTMDGIPTVDVRIFTPVAEIPFAGHPTLGTAFVFQQEFLKQAYPTVNLRMKAGVIPVDMVYEDHRPQKLVMTQNQPIFGETFPSALIAAILSLKEEDIEDSTPIQMVSTGLPFLIVPLRHLDATNRARIHSATLEDAFREKELPNILIYTTETVHDHDYHVRVFVPELGVSEDPATGSANGCLCAYLSKYDTNRRGNYRAIVEQGYMIKRPSLLYLEGERNADQYVIRVGGGVTPVYRGTLMRS
- a CDS encoding NAD(P)H-quinone oxidoreductase; its protein translation is MRAIGYDHPGDPSVLKLITCDSPQLRPNHVRVAVRATALNRADLLQRRGLYPPPPGESEILGLEMSGVVCELGEGVTRFALGDKVCALLPGGGYSEEVVVHEDMLAYIPNSLSFEQAAAIPEVFLTAYSNLFWLGQFQAGQSILIHAGASGVGTATIQLVKQMNGRSIVTAGSVKKLTFCTELGADQVFNYHNGSFVDAVQSFTNGCGVHVIFDFVGAPYLTQNLSSLAIDGKLILIGTMGGNTAQNIDLGLLLRKRLQILGTALRSRTLEQKIALTRSFFSYATPLFEKGDLRPIIDRVFDWRDAADAHAYMETNQNIGKIVLTIT